The stretch of DNA cgagggatgaagagaaacgccgaCTCGTTGTCCCGCAAGGTCTCGGGCACATGCTGCGGTCAATTCAACGGCAAGTCCGAGTCCAGCTCGGCCGCctgcaggaagagaagacaggatGCACGGCCGAGGAAAAAGtgggggagaggaagaactcCGACAGGTCTCACGAACCGGCCGGACCTCCAGGACAAGGAGAAAAGCCGACAGCTGAGCTCGAGAGCGTCCCGGATCCTCGCAGCAGgaaccgagagaaggaagccgtcactctcccctcgtctcctctttcgtctccatGCCGTCCGCGAgctccgccgtcttccctcgccagagccctcgcttcgtcgtcgcctctctcttcgtcctcctcagAAAGTTCTGGgccggaggcagaggcgaggcgcgctgCCCCTCCGCTGTCTGAGGAGATCGCCGTGCTACTCAGTGGCGGAGTCGattcgtctgtgtctctccgtctgctccagcagcggggcttctcgcctcgggcTTTCTTCATCAAAATCTGGCTGCCAGAGTATCTGCTggtgtctagacacctcCCGCGCGAAGACACCGGCGAAAGCGCGCTTCCCGAGGCAGGCCGCGCGTGCGGCTGGAGAGCGGATTTGACCTTCGCCGAGCAGGTTTGTCGCCAAGCGCGCGTGCCTCTCGAGGTCCTCCCGCTCCAAGAAGCTTACTGGGAAGGCGTGGTTAAGCAGCTGCTCGACGAGGCAAGGTGCGCGGAGCCCAAActgcaggcgagacgcagatcGTGCGACCAAGGCGGGACACACGGCATAGCCGAACAAAACCGACGACGGAGAATaaggcttctctctgcctgtgtctccgtgttccctttcctcgttctcaGTGTCTTCGTTGGGCCCCTTCGCTTGCGGCCTGGGTTGATGCTTCCCGCTTCCGTCTCGCGCCCCGTCGCTGTCGCCTTAcgtccttctcctcgagtgtctgcctctcttcttctctcgtcaaGTtatgtgtctcttctgcccgTTATTCTTTTCTGTCATGCAGACAGGGCCTGACGCCCAACCCGGACTGGTGGTGCAACCAGAGAGTGAAGTTCGGTGCGTTCCTCGACCTCCTGGACGGTCGGGAAAACCGCCGCAACCTCTCACGACATAACGGAGACAAAGCGAGCGAAGccaaaaacgcagagaggccttCCTCCGCGTGGTCTTCGTGCTGGACCGGCGCGGTGGCGTCTGGGCATTACGCCCGAGTTGTTCATGacgcagaggcagcgaggTCTGGACAACGCGAAggacacgaaagagaagatgagcgaggagacagaagaaccaGGCTGTTGCGAGGAAAGGATCGCCGGAAAGACCAATCGTATTTTTTGAGTGGGCTGTCGCAGAGACAGTTGAGACGCTTGCTGACACCCGTGGGAGATATGGAGAAGGTGGAGGTAGGTCAGGGATTGGCGtacttctgtctcttctggaaCGTGAAAGTCTTTGGTGGTCAGTTCGCTTTGCTCCGGCGCTGCCCCcgtgcacgtgtgtgtgtgtgtgtgtgtgtgtgtcgctaCTCTCGTGGCTGCATTTCTCTCATCCACTGTGGTTTTTTCcggtctctttttctggttcttctcgcgcagttctcccttcgccttttgcttttttcctctcgcccgtcttgtctctctcgcgccgcctttTCACGCTTCGCTGGCCCGGATCGTCTGCTCTTTCGCGttgttccctcttctcgcgcaggtccgtcgcctcgctgcggGTCTGGCGTTGCCGACTGCGTCTCGACGAGACAGCCAGGGGCTCTGCTTTCTGGGCAAacttcctctgtcgcttttcttccaGCATTTCCTGGGGTCTTCTCCAGGCCCGGTGCTCCACTTCCcgtcctgtctcgctctcggaaCTCACGGGGGCCTCTGGAACTTCACTGTGGGCCAGCGGAAGGGCGTTACGCCCTGCATAGACGTCGGTCGCATTCGGAaactttcttctcgttcctctctggaCTCGCGTGCGGCTCCTTTCGGCAACcaacagaaaaggcagacgaGGGACAGAAGCGAGCAGTCCAGAGGGCCCGGAGAACTTCAGAACTGGTCCCCGGCGTCAGAGtcgagtgtacgtacacctggaaCGCCGAACGTCCCCGAGCCGGCGGGCCCGGCGTTGGCCACGtccggcgaggaggcgactgCGAATCTTCgcctcgagagaaacgcatcAAAGAGGGAAAGTCGGCCCGGCGGGGCAGACCCCAACGCGCCAGACAGGAACCGAAACACCGTGGGTCTcgtgtgtacatacagccgAGCTCCGCCGACTGACGGAGGTCGAGCGACATCTCCGAGTTCGAGCTCCGCCGTGGACGGGAACGAAGTTCGCAAAGGTGGACGGAgccgtctcccgcgtcccgctctcgccgcccttctctcgGAAACTTCCCAAAACGTTTTTGGATCGGCACATCCCCTTCTGCGCGGAGGCCGTGGCGCGACGAGTCTCGCAGGCCGTTGGGTTGTGGCGGGGAAGCATCCCCCGTCGAACGCGCTCTTTGTTgtgagcgagaaagaaatgaAGGATGCGGCAGCGGTGGCGGAAAGTGTCGGCTACTCGTTGGAGGTCCTCGCCGCGGGCGCCGGTGTCGATACAGCGGCGGAGTCCCAGGCCACGTatctcctcgccttccttctcacccTCCAGCAGAAATTCTTGCGCGTTGACGACTTCCAGTGGATTTctggcgcgccgccgcttcgcccTTTAAACGCGGTAAAAGAGGAGCATCCGTGGGCGCCGCGTGCGTCCTTCCTCCACGCGCTTCCTAGTCGCAGCGAGGGAGTCCTGCCATGGCGCCAAgccggcgacgagaaggaagacggcgacctggcgtttcttcgctggGCCCTCGAAGGCACGAAGGACAGGAGTCCCCGGGTGTACGACGTGCAGGTGCGGCACGCCGCGGGGAGCGCCTGTGCAGCTGTTCATCGAAACGtccgtctttgtctcttccctccagAGAAGGTTCTTTCCAAGGAAACTCTTTCCCGACCTTCCGTCCTTTCTTACCACAGCAAAGGGAGCAGAGCCGAGAGAACGCGTTGGCACTTTGGGGACCAGCGCTCCAGCAGCAGCCTTCCTGGTGTCTGGACAGCGTGGATCGAGTTGCACGAACCGGATGAAGGCCTTGCTCCCGGACAAATCGCTGCTCTCtacgaaggagaagaatgTCTCGGTGCCGGGCGAATCAGCCCCAGGCAAGGACACCTGGCCGTCGAGGCAGCGCTGCGGGCTGCGGGGCTGAGTTAGGAACAAAAAGGggccgggtgtctctctcgccgcgcagATGCGCGAGAGTGGCGGAGACAACGCGATCACTCTCGAGCGCAGCACTTTTCCGGGCGCTCTGCAGCCAAGAGGCAGAGAATTTGATAAAAAAACATCAAGAACAACTCTTGTGCAAACAGGCTTCTCGGCGACAATTcctatatatctatatgcatgTAGGCATGCaggtgtgtgtatgtatgtatgtatgtatgtatgtatgtatgtatgtatgtatgtatgtatgtatgtatgtatgtatgtatgtatgtatgtatgtatgtatgtatgtatgtatgtatgtatgtatgtatatatatatatatatatacatatatgtctATGTGAAGAGAGATCGGtagagaaaaaaagatgcAGGGGTTAGGGATGTCTCGTTGTGCATGGACGCTTGTGAGGCTCGTGGTGAGCTTCCTTGTACCTGTGTCGAGTCGCCAAcaggcgtctctttcctcgctaATTTCGTCGTGAGGCCGGGAACTGCTTgagacgagacagcgaagTTTGCTCTGGAACGCACAAGCGACCGAGTTCGCAAAGAGGCGCTGCAAACACGCGGGAAGCTGACGAGACGCCTTCACTCGCCGTAGAGcaacagaaggaaaaggggaatCTCCAATTTTTTTTGCACAAGCTGCCAAAACCCTCACAGTGTCGGGTCGTCTCTCTACTTCTCCATTCATCTGTGCATATACCTATAgatctacctatatatgcatatgaatATAGGTATATGCAGGCATCTATAAATGTATCCAgaatatatgtatgttcCGAGGTGgggcatgcatgcgcatgcatagAACTATAAATCCATAGCTACATGCACTGGGTGCTGTGCATTCCTTCTCCGCTCCTGCACAGCCTGCATCCTAGATAGGGCCTTTCAGTTCCGCCATACACACAGTTGCATGCAGGGGATTTTTGTTTCAGGAATTCCCGAACGGACAGGACGTGAAGGGGTGCCTCTCTTCGAGGAGATAGAGCGGCCCTCCTAAATCTGAAAACGCATACACTCGCCTTCACACATGCACGAATCCTTTCATAGATAGAAACGTATGCGGGCAGTTTGGCTCGTGACAGTCTCTGACCCCGAATGAACTGCATCTTTCTTATCCCTTTACCTTTTGTGGGACTGCAGCAGCGTAGTCACCAGTTTTCGGACTGCGTGTCCTACCACGTCTCCCCAGTCACTGAAGAACCCAAATCCATGTAAACATGTATCTATCTGTAGTTATCCCCGTGAATGTAGATACGCGTGCCGGCTTTTTGTGTAGGTCGTTCCAGAGTGTCGATACACCCGCGAGAAGGTGCGTTGTCAAGGTGGGACTCTCTCACGTAGGACTCAAACGAGCGTTCGTCTCTTATCCCCTCTAAAGGTGTTTGCTTAAAGAAAACGACCTgccactgtctctcttgtgcACCACCCATACATGTCTGTGTAACTCCTGCGTTAGGTCCACCCATGCATGTTTGTGTAACTCCTGTGTTAGgtcgttcttcttttcgtagtctctgttctctgtccTTGCACGCATGTGTGTGCAGTTCCGGGTCTCGCCCGCCAGTGTCCGTGAGTCGAATGTTCccctctgctctttctctttccctgcctctcgACGCTCTGCACACTGTCTATACACCCCGCGGAGAACGCTGTCAcagccgcgcgtctctggcccaccggtgtacgtacacctctCAATCGGGCCCGCCTGCACGTTACTTTTTTTTGTGGCCACGGGGCTCGTGaggcttcctcgctctgttctctcgctttcccgcAAACGTTTCTCCGGAAGACTTCACCTCtcagtttcttctctcacgaTTTCTCTACTGGCACtgacgccgcgcgcgcgcacacGACTCTCCCACTGTCACTCGACATCGAGACGCGTCACAACACattctctcgcgtgtcttctcttcccctttcgtCAGCTTCACGCCCCGCAACACAAGGGTAGTGTCCCCCCCCCTGAACGgtccttttcgcttttcaCTTATTCCTCCTCGGCGCTCGCTTCCAAGACAGCTCCAGCCTCTTCGGCCTTGCGGCGGGCGGCGGCCTCGAGTTCGGAGGCCATCTTGTCGGAGAAGGCCTGTCGGATCTCCGCAGCGAAAAGGCGAGCGCTCTTGCGGTGTTTCTTGTGCTCCGCGacgttcgccttcttctttctgagGACCAACTCGCGCTGCTTGGTGCCTTCAGtctgggagagacgcgcgagaatCTTCAAGTTCCGCGCCGCAGGGTTAACCCGGCACATCACGGCGTGGTTCTTGAGCAAGTTCTTCTTCTGaccgcgcttcttctgcggGGCC from Neospora caninum Liverpool complete genome, chromosome XI encodes:
- a CDS encoding putative tRNA methyltransferase domain-containing protein; protein product: MTSSRDEGNETDEETEDNPRAWERVEGCSALVHIRVRLQPRPSQDAREPRDCALARGKEAPEETPKKRSGFGPPSSPSPFSSSCSDCHSLRRGDGDASRTPLPPAVGLTTENRGEVRVDLRGWSDSLLVRGWLSVLVAGLKGCAPETVLALTTDEILREAGLKAPSTLRSPGKEADRSAREPQEEGRAEGDEVQQGGEEDGEREERRRARDEEKRRLVVPQGLGHMLRSIQRQVRVQLGRLQEEKTGCTAEEKVGERKNSDRSHEPAGPPGQGEKPTAELESVPDPRSRNREKEAVTLPSSPLSSPCRPRAPPSSLARALASSSPLSSSSSESSGPEAEARRAAPPLSEEIAVLLSGGVDSSVSLRLLQQRGFSPRAFFIKIWLPEYLLVSRHLPREDTGESALPEAGRACGWRADLTFAEQVCRQARVPLEVLPLQEAYWEGVVKQLLDEARQGLTPNPDWWCNQRVKFGAFLDLLDGRENRRNLSRHNGDKASEAKNAERPSSAWSSCWTGAVASGHYARVVHDAEAARSGQREGHEREDERGDRRTRLLRGKDRRKDQSYFLSGLSQRQLRRLLTPVGDMEKVEVRRLAAGLALPTASRRDSQGLCFLGKLPLSLFFQHFLGSSPGPVLHFPSCLALGTHGGLWNFTVGQRKGVTPCIDVGRIRKLSSRSSLDSRAAPFGNQQKRQTRDRSEQSRGPGELQNWSPASESSVRTPGTPNVPEPAGPALATSGEEATANLRLERNASKRESRPGGADPNAPDRNRNTVGLVCTYSRAPPTDGGRATSPSSSSAVDGNEVRKGGRSRLPRPALAALLSETSQNVFGSAHPLLRGGRGATSLAGRWVVAGKHPPSNALFVVSEKEMKDAAAVAESVGYSLEVLAAGAGVDTAAESQATYLLAFLLTLQQKFLRVDDFQWISGAPPLRPLNAVKEEHPWAPRASFLHALPSRSEGVLPWRQAGDEKEDGDLAFLRWALEGTKDRSPRVYDVQVRHAAGSACAAVHRNVRLCLFPPEKVLSKETLSRPSVLSYHSKGSRAERTRWHFGDQRSSSSLPGVWTAWIELHEPDEGLAPGQIAALYEGEECLGAGRISPRQGHLAVEAALRAAGLS